The sequence GTCAATGGCTCGCTTGGGAGGACTTTCATCGACGAGCACGGGCAGGCCCATCGAGTGCTCGACGCGGGTTGAGCGGTTCTTCTCATTGACGGGGTGGAGATCCTCTTTGACGAGGCGCGCAATGACCTCTGCGAGATCGTCTATCGCTGACCCCATCGTTCCTGAACCGACGGGGGCCAGCGGCGCTGGCCGGCCCCACGCCCTGCCCCAGTGCTACCGCTGCATCTTGCCGCCGAGGAAGGCGCCGAACAGCGCGGTGCCGAAATCGATGAAGACGAAGTCGATGAGCACGAGTTCGAACGTGAGGGGCGTACGGTAGATGGCGTAGGCAAGGGCGCCGTTGACGGCGGCGACGATGGCAGCCACGAGCAGCCCGTGCGTCAGCTCGGCGCTGTACGATTTGAGCCCGGCATAGAAGGCGCCGACCGAGACGGCGCTGACCTTGACGATCATACTGAACCAGATCGCGTGGAGGCCGAAGGCCAGCACCAGGAGCTGCATGCCGCCGTTCCAGATGCCGAGCGCAAGCGCCGCGCCGACGATGACAGCGCCCCAATTGACCCCGCCGACGGCGTAGTCGGTCGTGCGCGCGGCCAACATGTTGCCGACAGCGATCTCGCTGTGGTTGATGGGCGTGCGGCATTCACGGCACATGAGCGCGCCCTCGGGCACGGGGTTCTGGCAGTTCGGGCAGAAAATCATCGTTCCGCTCCTTCTTACTCCAGGCAGTCGCCAGCGCAGTCAGGCCCCTCGACCCTGCATGCCGGGTATCGGACGAGCGAGCGATGACCTGAGCAGATTCGAGAGCAGGCGAGCAGGGGAGCGCGGAAGGGGCGTGAGGAGGAAGGGGAGAAGCGAAAACTGTGGGGCTGGGTGGCTGTGTGGAGGCCCCCCCCCTGATCCTTTGACCCCGACTGATCTTACCTTCTCGCGTGGTAATCCTGGAGAGCGTGGACGTCGAGGTTGTGGGCCTTGTAAGCCTCCATGGCGTTGACAGCGGTGGCGGCGCCGCTCATGGTGGTGTAGCAGGGGATGCCGAGCGCGGTGGCCGTCGAGCGGATGACGATCTCGTCCTTGCCGGTGACGTGGCCCGCCGGGGTGTTGACGATGATATCGAGCTTGCTCTCGCGCATCAGGTCGATCACGTTCGGGCTGCCGTGCTGGATTTTTTCGACCTCGACGACCTTGATGCCGAAGTTGCGCAGCACGCTGGCCGTGCCGGGCGTCGAATAGATGGTGAAGCCGAGCTGCTCCATCGTCTTGGCGATGAAGATGACGTGGCGCTTGTCCTCGTCGCGTACGCTGATGAAGGCGTTCCCCGTGGTCGGGAAGCGGCTGCCGGAGCCGAACTGGGTCTTGGCGAACGCCAGACCGAAGTTGTAGTCGAGGCCCATGACCTCGCCGGTGGACTTCATCTCGGGGCCGAGGACGATGTCGACCCCCGGGAAGCGTACGAAGGGGAAGACGGCTTCCTTGACGGCGAAGTAGTCGATGCTCGTCTCGTTCGTGAGGCCGAGCTCGTCGAGCGTCTTGCCTGCCATCACACGCGCGGCGATC is a genomic window of Verrucomicrobiota bacterium containing:
- a CDS encoding zinc ribbon domain-containing protein, with the protein product MIFCPNCQNPVPEGALMCRECRTPINHSEIAVGNMLAARTTDYAVGGVNWGAVIVGAALALGIWNGGMQLLVLAFGLHAIWFSMIVKVSAVSVGAFYAGLKSYSAELTHGLLVAAIVAAVNGALAYAIYRTPLTFELVLIDFVFIDFGTALFGAFLGGKMQR
- a CDS encoding ATP-grasp domain-containing protein; translated protein: HPVLIDKFLENAVEVDIDAVADGQRCVVAAIMEHIEEAGIHSGDSACSIPPYSLRDEIVAEIRELTYALAKELNVIGLMNIQCAVRGRDIYILEVNPRASRTVPFVSKAKGVPFAKIAARVMAGKTLDELGLTNETSIDYFAVKEAVFPFVRFPGVDIVLGPEMKSTGEVMGLDYNFGLAFAKTQFGSGSRFPTTGNAFISVRDEDKRHVIFIAKTMEQLGFTIYSTPGTASVLRNFGIKVVEVEKIQHGSPNVIDLMRESKLDIIVNTPAGHVTGKDEIVIRSTATALGIPCYTTMSGAATAVNAMEAYKAHNLDVHALQDYHARR